In one window of Osmia lignaria lignaria isolate PbOS001 chromosome 11, iyOsmLign1, whole genome shotgun sequence DNA:
- the Hmx gene encoding H6 family homeobox codes for MSGETEIEVSVVSEEDLELEGSRSSSTPADMLLQEKNGKSGCGLNNHHSFSFDVGKPALRPACNPQYTSFSISSILGRPESPPVDSTSTVSAERQSSDADRVSPLPTSNAQTSQRIGSSCDSPARGLSSPASIRFSANQRGTSTVGHTVETRNNSTSIGIGCATSATSPASTFSPPSDAAANPLLGHQASADLAMLSRLGLMSSLIAGRYPVGIGVGGVFFPSTLQHIHQQQQHQHHSRLAAASSALSNAVQVSGQSDIVDADGIRGVLPGGGGWPFPWRPTHSLQTLEHPSSGDVVGTLSRVSPASASFPQRDELDEDNGEDRLHRTRSPSTGDEGHDDLGDQDDCPDGDGEGESTNSTGLHGGTGNSGGGGGGGGQNSVQVGVDGRDSSSMKRKKKTRTVFSRSQVFQLESTFDMKRYLSSSERAGLAASLRLTETQVKIWFQNRRNKWKRQLAAELEAANMAHAAQRLVRVPILYHEASAGSGTSGSVSVSVATPPTAAAPASVATSALSHSVGVGVGVGVGVGVGTSCPPTTAQPIFYSHHHQHHHHHPAHVQAHTLLPHQVHPQPPPPPPPPPNGQPPQSSSQ; via the exons ATGTCGGGTGAAACGGAAATCGAGGTATCCGTGGTGTCCGAAGAGGATTTGGAGCTCGAAGGCTCGAGGAGCAGCTCGACGCCGGCGGACATGTTATTGCAAGAGAAGAACGGAAAATCCGGCTGCGGTTTAAACAATCATCACTCGTTCAGCTTCGACGTCGGTAAACCGGCGCTCAGGCCGGCTTGTAATCCTCAGTACACGTCCTTCAGCATCTCCAGCATCCTTGGCAGGCCCGAGTCGCCGCCCGTCGATTCAACGTCGACCGTGTCGGCCGAGAGGCAATCGTCGGACGCGGACAGAGTCTCGCCTTTGCCGACGAGCAACGCGCAAACCTCGCAGAGGATCGGTTCCTCTTGCGACAGCCCAGCTAGAGGATTGTCCTCGCCCGCGTCCATCAGATTCTCCGCTAATCAACGGGGTACATCGACGGTGGGACACACCGTAGAAACGAGAAACAACTCGACCAGTATCGGTATAGGATGTGCTACCAGTGCTACCAGCCCGGCGTCCACTTTCTCACCGCCCAGCGACGCTGCTGCGAATCCGTTACTGGGCCATCAAGCGTCGGCTGACTTGGCGATGCTCTCCAG GCTGGGCCTGATGTCGTCGTTGATAGCGGGCCGTTATCCAGTGGGCATCGGAGTCGGTGGTGTTTTCTTTCCATCGACGCTTCAGCATATCCATCAGCAACAACAGCATCAACATCATTCGCGATTAGCAGCCGCGTCGTCGGCGTTGAGCAACGCCGTGCAGGTATCCGGCCAATCGGACATCGTCGACGCCGACGGCATCCGCGGCGTCCTACCCGGCGGCGGCGGCTGGCCGTTTCCATGGAGGCCGACGCACAGCTTGCAAACGCTCGAGCATCCGTCGTCGGGAGACGTCGTGGGCACTCTAAGCCGAGTCAGTCCAGCTTCCGCTTCCTTCCCCCAAAGGG ATGAACTGGACGAGGATAACGGGGAGGATCGTCTGCACCGGACACGGAGTCCATCGACGGGAGACGAGGGCCACGACGACCTAGGGGATCAAGACGACTGTCCCGACGGTGATGGCGAAGGAGAATCGACCAACTCGACCGGCCTCCATGGCGGTACGGGGAACTCGGGTGGAGGTGGTGGCGGGGGTGGACAGAACAGCGTGCAGGTCGGTGTTGACGGTCGTGACTCGAGCAGCATGAAACGGAAGAAGAAGACGCGGACGGTGTTCTCGCGTTCGCAAGTGTTCCAATTGGAGAGCACGTTCGACATGAAACGTTACCTATCGTCGTCGGAACGCGCCGGTCTGGCTGCCTCATTACGGCTGACCGAGACCCAAGTGAAAATCTGGTTTCAAAATCGTCGTAATAAATGGAAAAGGCAATTGGCCGCGGAACTGGAAGCGGCAAACATGGCGCACGCCGCTCAAAGACTGGTCAGAGTGCCGATATTGTATCACGAAGCGTCAGCTGGAAGCGGAACGTCCGGTAGCGTCTCGGTGTCGGTGGCTACGCCGCCGACCGCTGCTGCGCCAGCGTCGGTAGCCACGTCGGCGCTCTCCCACTCAGTCGGCGTCGGAGTTGGCGTCGgtgtcggcgtcggcgtcggcacCTCCTGCCCCCCTACCACTGCACAACCGATCTTCTACTCCCATCACCATCAGCACCACCATCATCATCCGGCTCACGTGCAGGCGCACACACTCCTACCCCACCAGGTACACCCACAGCCACCGCCACCCCCGCCACCGCCCCCTAACGGCCAACCACCCCAATCCTCCTCGCAATAA